Proteins encoded in a region of the Streptomyces sp. NBC_00310 genome:
- a CDS encoding SDR family NAD(P)-dependent oxidoreductase, with translation MVTAGTAGIGLETALGLADAGFFVTVVGRNADRGAQAVDRINAMNPSHPARFLPADLGSLDQVRALADQIAAEHATSGDPLTALVNNVGAMFSQPQTLDGIEASFLVNHLSPYLLTELLLPTLTADTPSRIVNVTSSAVGLAKRSFDTVEPPGGYYGFHWYGRAKLANLAYTLDLATRLQGTAVSVFAADPGGAATDMTNGTMTDPKIVSPALRLLWPLVRRKFERSTSGPASLAARPSIVAATDATLTGRTGIVIGAQTHPVKPLRAATDPRVAQDVRRLSERHAPLTTT, from the coding sequence GTGGTCACGGCGGGGACAGCCGGTATCGGACTGGAGACAGCCCTGGGGCTGGCCGACGCCGGGTTCTTCGTCACCGTGGTCGGACGCAACGCCGACAGGGGTGCTCAGGCGGTCGACCGAATCAACGCGATGAACCCGTCCCATCCCGCGCGGTTCCTGCCCGCCGACCTCGGCTCGCTCGACCAGGTGCGCGCGCTCGCTGACCAGATCGCCGCCGAACATGCCACTTCTGGCGACCCCCTGACCGCGCTGGTCAACAACGTCGGCGCGATGTTCTCGCAGCCACAGACCCTGGACGGGATCGAAGCGTCGTTCCTCGTCAACCACCTCTCGCCGTACCTGCTGACGGAACTGCTACTGCCCACGCTGACGGCCGACACCCCCAGCAGGATCGTGAACGTGACATCGAGTGCAGTCGGGCTTGCGAAGCGGTCCTTCGACACCGTTGAGCCGCCCGGCGGCTACTACGGCTTCCATTGGTATGGCCGCGCCAAGCTCGCCAACCTCGCCTACACGCTCGACCTTGCCACCCGGCTCCAAGGCACGGCCGTCTCTGTCTTCGCCGCCGACCCCGGAGGCGCCGCAACCGACATGACCAACGGCACCATGACCGATCCGAAGATCGTCTCACCAGCCCTGCGGCTGCTCTGGCCGCTGGTACGCCGCAAGTTCGAACGCTCTACTTCGGGTCCGGCGTCCCTGGCTGCCCGGCCCTCGATCGTCGCCGCCACCGACGCCACCCTTACGGGCCGGACCGGCATCGTCATCGGAGCCCAGACCCACCCGGTGAAACCTCTGCGCGCAGCCACAGACCCCCGCGTCGCCCAGGACGTGCGCCGGCTCAGCGAACGGCACGCGCCCCTCACGACAACCTGA
- a CDS encoding excinuclease ABC subunit UvrA — translation MTEFVRDVASMGRETIDVVGARTNNLRDVSLSIPKGQLVAFTGVSGSGKTSLAIDTLHNEAQLRYLEGLSPFVRQYITQRNRPKVDRILGLGPTLAVDQRRLNRNPRSTVATITGIDGHLGLLYSRLPALGADPVAVSGGGHLTTAHFDRHSPEGSCPDCHGVGGRWQAQEELIITRPELPLFEGASPWFAKWRSGEHAFVPALAEKRGVDLGRPWQSLPEEFRHCVLYGTGDEKIEATIDMPNKNETASMTYRSTQPLRGALAEVERVFVNAQTPSAKERYLPYMRKQPCATCGGSGYDEAARSVRLGGMTYPGLLGVEVREVRSWAEHVADDLGAGQREVGEPLLQDLVRRLGVLERLGLAHLQLSRSAATLSGGELQRTRLAAQLSTELSGIIFVLDEPGTGLHPADKAHLLDIALELREAGNTVLLVEHDPELIARADWVIDMGPGAGRLGGEVLVSGPPADAAAHPTSLTGRYLAGDGPRLRRGRRPVGDGTGWVELHGLRAHNVTAERVRFPVGRLTCLTGVSGSGKSSLLGALGAGVEAALNGTATDTVRKVTGLGGLSWVAVVDQEPLGRTPRSNPATYSKAFDIVRRLFAETDAARGRGVSASWFSFNTAGGGRCETCTGYGRKLVDMHFLPDVWVVCDACEGRRYKPEALQIAYQGLTIDQVLELTIAEAVERFPAPRQLAETLEALNRVGLGYLQLGQSATELSGGEAQRLKLASAIQRGAAGRGAGLVVLDEPVSGLHPSDIQRMVDALDVLLDSGNTVVVAEHDIPVAASADWVIDLGPGAGPDGGAVVAQGTVDTVADADTPTATFLRRHAAGLPLLEVRAAAGRSRV, via the coding sequence TTGACTGAATTCGTGCGGGACGTCGCGAGCATGGGCCGCGAGACCATCGACGTCGTGGGGGCTCGTACCAACAATCTGCGGGACGTGTCGCTGAGCATCCCCAAGGGGCAGCTCGTCGCCTTCACCGGGGTGAGCGGCAGCGGCAAGACCTCGCTGGCCATCGACACCCTGCACAACGAGGCCCAACTGCGGTACCTGGAGGGTCTTTCGCCGTTCGTCCGGCAGTACATCACCCAGCGCAACCGGCCGAAGGTCGACCGTATTCTGGGGCTCGGCCCGACGCTCGCGGTCGACCAGCGCCGTCTGAACCGCAACCCCCGTTCCACGGTCGCGACGATCACCGGTATCGACGGGCATCTGGGGCTGCTGTATTCGCGGCTTCCCGCGTTGGGCGCGGACCCGGTGGCGGTGAGCGGGGGCGGTCATCTGACGACCGCGCACTTCGACCGGCACTCGCCGGAGGGGAGCTGTCCCGACTGTCACGGGGTGGGCGGGCGCTGGCAGGCGCAGGAGGAGCTGATCATCACCCGGCCGGAGCTTCCGCTCTTCGAGGGGGCCTCGCCCTGGTTCGCGAAGTGGCGGTCGGGGGAGCACGCGTTCGTACCGGCGCTTGCCGAGAAGCGGGGCGTGGACCTCGGCCGGCCGTGGCAGTCGCTGCCGGAGGAGTTTCGTCACTGCGTGCTGTACGGCACGGGGGACGAGAAGATCGAGGCGACCATCGACATGCCGAACAAGAACGAGACGGCGTCGATGACCTACCGCTCGACCCAGCCGCTGCGGGGCGCGCTCGCCGAGGTGGAGCGGGTGTTCGTGAACGCCCAGACGCCCAGTGCCAAGGAGCGCTATCTGCCGTACATGCGTAAGCAGCCGTGTGCCACGTGCGGTGGCAGCGGGTACGACGAGGCGGCCCGGTCCGTGCGGCTCGGCGGGATGACGTATCCCGGCCTGCTCGGGGTCGAGGTGCGGGAGGTGCGTAGCTGGGCGGAGCATGTGGCGGACGACCTGGGTGCCGGGCAGCGTGAGGTGGGTGAGCCGCTGCTGCAGGATCTGGTGCGCAGGCTCGGGGTGCTCGAGCGGCTCGGTCTGGCCCATCTGCAGCTGTCGCGGAGCGCGGCCACGCTGTCCGGGGGCGAGTTGCAGCGCACCCGGCTCGCGGCGCAGCTCAGCACCGAACTGAGCGGCATCATCTTCGTCCTGGACGAACCCGGGACGGGGCTGCATCCGGCGGACAAGGCGCATCTGCTCGACATCGCCCTGGAGTTGCGCGAGGCGGGCAATACGGTGCTTCTGGTCGAGCACGATCCCGAGCTGATCGCCCGGGCGGACTGGGTGATCGACATGGGGCCGGGGGCGGGCCGCCTCGGCGGTGAGGTCCTGGTGTCGGGTCCGCCGGCCGACGCGGCCGCCCATCCCACGTCGCTGACCGGGCGGTATCTGGCCGGTGACGGGCCGCGGCTGCGGCGCGGGCGCCGGCCGGTCGGGGACGGCACGGGCTGGGTGGAGCTGCACGGCCTGCGTGCGCACAATGTGACCGCGGAGCGGGTGCGTTTTCCTGTCGGCCGGCTCACCTGTCTGACCGGGGTGAGCGGCAGTGGCAAGAGCAGTCTGCTCGGCGCGCTCGGGGCGGGTGTGGAGGCCGCCTTGAACGGGACGGCGACCGACACGGTGCGCAAGGTGACCGGTCTGGGCGGGCTGAGCTGGGTCGCGGTCGTCGACCAGGAGCCGCTCGGCCGGACCCCGCGGTCCAATCCGGCCACCTACAGCAAGGCGTTCGACATCGTCCGCAGGCTGTTCGCCGAGACCGATGCGGCCCGCGGGCGCGGGGTCAGTGCCTCCTGGTTCAGTTTCAACACCGCGGGCGGGGGCCGCTGCGAGACCTGCACCGGTTACGGCCGCAAGCTGGTCGACATGCACTTCCTGCCGGACGTGTGGGTGGTGTGCGACGCGTGCGAAGGCCGGCGTTACAAGCCGGAGGCTCTGCAGATCGCCTACCAGGGGCTGACCATCGATCAGGTTCTGGAGCTGACCATCGCCGAGGCCGTGGAGCGGTTTCCCGCGCCGCGGCAGCTCGCGGAAACGTTGGAGGCCCTGAACCGGGTCGGGCTCGGTTATCTCCAGCTCGGGCAGAGTGCCACCGAACTGTCGGGCGGAGAGGCGCAGCGGCTGAAGCTGGCATCGGCGATCCAGCGTGGCGCGGCAGGCCGCGGCGCCGGTCTGGTCGTGCTCGACGAGCCCGTCTCGGGCCTGCATCCTTCCGATATCCAGCGCATGGTGGACGCACTCGATGTGCTGCTGGACTCGGGCAACACCGTCGTCGTGGCCGAGCACGACATCCCCGTCGCCGCGTCCGCGGACTGGGTGATCGACCTGGGGCCGGGAGCCGGCCCCGACGGAGGCGCCGTGGTCGCGCAGGGC
- a CDS encoding IS30 family transposase, with amino-acid sequence MKTSDVPEGRRRQWRADRALRPAMRSPGRPDPSRVVQRQFWRLIATGVTTVEASLAVGVSWPVGARWFRHAGGMPPISLAEPTGRYLAFEEREEIAILRAMNKGVREIARALGRDPGTISRELRRNAATRGGKQEYRATVAQWKAQQAAKRPRTAKLTGNDRLREYVQDRLVGSVRRPDNTIVAGPRTPAWKGLNKPHRQDRRWATAWSPEQISHRLHVDFPDDESMRISHEAIYQALFIEGRGALKRELVTCLRTGRALRTPRARSQNKPQGHVTADVILSERPAEAADRAVPGHWEGDLIIGTGRSAIGTLVERSSRSTLLVHLPRLEGWGENPPVKNGTSLGGYGAIAMNAALTTSMTQLPEQLRKTLTWDRGKELSGHAQFAIDTGTKVFFADPHSPWQRPTNENTNGLLRQYFPKGTDLSRWSSTDLEAVAMAINNRPRKTLGWRTPAEVFEEQLRSLQQPGVATTG; translated from the coding sequence TTGAAGACCAGCGATGTTCCGGAGGGTCGGCGTCGGCAGTGGCGCGCTGATCGTGCGTTGCGGCCGGCGATGCGTTCGCCGGGGCGGCCTGATCCGTCTCGAGTCGTGCAGCGCCAGTTCTGGCGGCTGATCGCCACGGGGGTCACGACGGTGGAGGCGTCGTTGGCGGTCGGCGTGTCGTGGCCGGTGGGTGCGAGGTGGTTTCGTCACGCTGGCGGCATGCCTCCGATCTCGTTGGCCGAGCCCACGGGCCGGTACCTCGCGTTCGAGGAGCGCGAGGAGATCGCGATCCTCAGGGCGATGAACAAGGGCGTGCGCGAGATCGCCCGCGCCCTGGGGCGTGACCCCGGAACGATCTCTCGCGAACTGCGCCGCAACGCCGCCACGCGCGGCGGCAAGCAGGAGTACCGCGCGACGGTCGCCCAGTGGAAAGCACAGCAGGCCGCCAAGCGCCCGAGGACCGCGAAGCTCACAGGCAACGACAGGTTGCGTGAGTACGTGCAGGACCGGCTCGTCGGCAGTGTCCGCCGCCCCGACAACACGATCGTCGCCGGGCCCAGGACGCCCGCATGGAAAGGGCTGAACAAGCCGCACCGGCAGGACAGACGATGGGCGACGGCATGGAGCCCGGAGCAGATTTCGCACCGTCTCCATGTCGACTTCCCCGATGATGAGTCCATGCGCATCAGCCACGAAGCGATCTACCAGGCGCTGTTCATCGAGGGCCGTGGCGCGCTCAAGCGGGAACTGGTCACGTGTCTGCGCACCGGCCGGGCGCTGCGGACTCCCCGTGCACGGTCACAGAACAAACCGCAGGGGCATGTCACCGCGGACGTCATCCTCAGCGAACGCCCCGCCGAGGCCGCAGACCGCGCGGTCCCCGGACACTGGGAAGGCGATTTGATCATCGGGACGGGTCGCTCCGCGATCGGCACGCTGGTCGAGCGCAGCAGCCGCTCCACGCTCCTGGTGCACCTGCCCCGGCTCGAGGGCTGGGGCGAGAATCCGCCCGTGAAGAACGGCACCTCACTCGGGGGCTATGGCGCGATCGCGATGAACGCGGCGCTCACGACGTCGATGACGCAGCTGCCCGAGCAGCTACGCAAAACCCTCACCTGGGACCGCGGAAAGGAACTCTCCGGCCACGCCCAGTTCGCCATCGATACCGGGACGAAGGTGTTCTTCGCCGATCCCCACTCACCCTGGCAACGACCGACGAACGAGAACACGAACGGGCTGCTGCGTCAGTACTTCCCGAAGGGCACCGATCTGTCCCGGTGGTCGTCCACGGACCTCGAAGCCGTCGCCATGGCGATCAACAACCGGCCCCGCAAGACCCTCGGCTGGCGGACACCCGCCGAGGTCTTCGAAGAGCAGCTACGCTCGCTGCAACAGCCCGGTGTTGCAACGACTGGTTGA
- a CDS encoding TetR/AcrR family transcriptional regulator gives MTTPLRKDAARNWDRIVAVARALVDQGTPLQLNDVAGRAGLGVGTVYRHFATPEALLETVATPCLEALAAHGRQALADTDPRRALEAFLFRTVEAQVTDASLAPVAAAATDTLPRTTELKETLQSVGTALLDRARDAGAVRRDLAATDLVPLMCGIAYSVNVHGGTPADRLDTAHRYLAALLEGLRATPQHP, from the coding sequence ATGACGACGCCCCTTCGCAAGGACGCGGCCCGCAACTGGGACCGGATCGTCGCTGTCGCCCGTGCCCTCGTCGACCAGGGCACACCCCTGCAACTGAACGACGTCGCCGGCCGCGCCGGACTCGGAGTCGGCACTGTCTACCGCCACTTCGCCACCCCCGAGGCGCTGCTGGAGACCGTCGCCACTCCCTGCCTGGAAGCCCTGGCCGCCCACGGCCGGCAGGCGCTGGCCGACACCGATCCCCGGCGCGCGCTCGAAGCCTTCTTGTTCCGCACCGTCGAAGCGCAGGTCACGGACGCGTCCCTGGCCCCGGTCGCCGCCGCAGCCACCGACACCTTGCCGCGCACCACGGAACTCAAAGAGACGCTTCAGTCGGTCGGCACCGCACTCCTCGACCGGGCGCGCGACGCCGGGGCGGTTCGACGTGACCTGGCCGCCACCGACCTCGTCCCGCTCATGTGCGGCATCGCCTACTCCGTCAACGTCCATGGCGGCACACCTGCCGACCGGCTCGACACCGCACACCGCTACTTGGCCGCACTCCTCGAAGGACTGCGGGCCACGCCACAGCACCCGTGA
- a CDS encoding FHA domain-containing protein has protein sequence MDPPPRERDLPHLVVDRPDRLRGRVFVLDDQPMLVGRDSDCQIQVGDPGVSRRHAVVWRASGRTTVEDLASTNGTMLNGHPVLGQQVLHSGDVLDFGPLEVHYEELRSADRTVQAPKPGAGGTPGGTSDTMPGWGPAPEPGPTPHGAPAAGPPPSGPPGRQAPREAGRTPPGGERRFDIGEQQADRLSNVAGDQYNYVQQAQRESFFREIAATRTRARHLIMLGFLLFLVGGGIYGWVIIRFVSGTNDDISSGSSTFDSSPELLGPKVAGVPVGAVGFAMAAIGTVLTVIGIVLHIVTTSRRRRFEDAERQASWRQR, from the coding sequence ATGGACCCTCCTCCGCGAGAGCGCGACCTACCGCACCTCGTGGTCGACCGCCCGGACCGGCTGCGCGGCCGGGTCTTCGTCCTCGACGACCAGCCGATGCTGGTCGGGCGGGACTCCGACTGCCAGATCCAGGTGGGCGATCCGGGCGTCAGCCGACGGCACGCGGTGGTGTGGCGGGCCTCGGGCCGGACCACCGTCGAGGATCTCGCCTCCACCAACGGCACCATGCTGAACGGTCACCCGGTGCTCGGGCAGCAGGTGCTGCACTCGGGTGACGTGCTGGATTTTGGTCCCTTAGAGGTGCATTACGAAGAGCTGCGCTCCGCCGACCGGACCGTTCAGGCCCCGAAGCCCGGAGCCGGCGGCACCCCGGGCGGTACCTCGGACACCATGCCGGGCTGGGGCCCCGCCCCCGAGCCCGGGCCCACGCCTCACGGCGCTCCCGCCGCAGGGCCGCCGCCCTCCGGCCCGCCGGGCCGCCAGGCACCGCGCGAGGCCGGCCGTACGCCGCCCGGCGGCGAGCGGCGGTTCGACATCGGGGAGCAGCAGGCCGACCGGCTGAGCAATGTCGCCGGGGACCAGTACAACTACGTTCAGCAGGCGCAGCGCGAGAGCTTTTTCAGGGAGATCGCCGCGACCCGTACCAGGGCGCGACACCTGATCATGCTCGGCTTCCTGCTCTTTCTGGTCGGGGGCGGGATCTACGGCTGGGTGATCATTCGATTCGTTTCCGGGACCAACGACGATATTTCGTCGGGGAGTTCGACCTTCGACTCTTCCCCGGAGCTGCTCGGACCGAAGGTGGCCGGGGTGCCGGTAGGGGCGGTCGGGTTCGCGATGGCGGCTATCGGGACGGTTCTGACGGTCATCGGGATCGTTCTGCACATCGTGACGACGTCCCGGCGCCGCCGCTTCGAGGATGCCGAGCGGCAGGCGTCCTGGCGGCAGCGGTGA
- a CDS encoding B3/B4 domain-containing protein, which produces MSLSLTVSDEVRTLAPGFTHVAVEAHDLTNGPSTDASSVLLDDAARRLAVRLDGRAPHEDPHIAAWREVYTAFGSKPSRTRNSAEALAKRALSPAGLPRINLLVDLYNAISVAHLIPVGGEDIDHVQGGMRLVRATGDEDFLTVTGGEEVIEHPDAGEVIWRDETGVTCRRWNWRQGPRTRLTEKTTSGIFLLESLAPMPVTDVETAAAELAELLAKFSPGAHITVHAPHPDR; this is translated from the coding sequence ATGTCCCTCTCGCTCACCGTGTCCGACGAGGTGCGCACCCTCGCGCCCGGCTTCACGCACGTCGCCGTCGAGGCACACGACCTCACCAACGGACCCAGCACCGATGCCAGCTCCGTCCTCCTAGACGACGCCGCCCGCCGCCTCGCTGTACGCCTGGACGGACGCGCCCCGCACGAGGACCCGCACATCGCCGCCTGGCGCGAGGTCTACACGGCGTTCGGCTCCAAGCCGTCCCGCACCCGCAACTCGGCGGAGGCGCTGGCGAAACGAGCCCTGTCGCCGGCGGGACTGCCCCGCATCAACCTGCTCGTCGACCTGTACAACGCCATCAGCGTCGCCCACCTCATCCCCGTCGGCGGCGAGGACATCGACCACGTCCAGGGCGGCATGCGCCTGGTACGCGCCACCGGCGACGAGGACTTCCTGACCGTCACCGGCGGCGAGGAGGTCATCGAACACCCCGACGCCGGCGAAGTGATCTGGCGGGACGAGACCGGCGTGACCTGCCGCCGCTGGAACTGGCGCCAGGGCCCGCGCACGAGGCTCACCGAGAAGACCACCTCGGGCATCTTCCTGCTGGAGAGCCTGGCGCCGATGCCCGTCACCGACGTCGAGACGGCCGCAGCCGAACTCGCCGAACTGCTCGCCAAGTTCAGCCCCGGCGCACACATCACCGTGCACGCCCCCCACCCCGACCGATGA
- a CDS encoding SDR family oxidoreductase, with amino-acid sequence MGLTPDTSTPDLRGKIALVAGGTRGAGRGIAVQLGAAGATVYVTGRTTAERRSEYDRAETFEETAELVSAAGGTGIAVATDHLVPEQVRALAERIGAEQGRLDVLVNNVWGGERLFEFEKPVWEHDLDNGLRLLRLGVETHAITSHFLLPLLVRQPGGLVVEMTDGTSAYNGVNYRNSYFYDLVKNSVLRMAFVLAHELKPHGGTAVALSPGWLRSEMMLDAFGVAEDNWRDALATVPHFCISESPAYVGRAVAALAGDVDVARWNGQSLSSGQLAQEYGFTDLDGSRPDCWRYLVEVDDAGKPADATGYR; translated from the coding sequence ATGGGATTGACGCCCGACACATCGACACCGGACCTCCGCGGAAAGATCGCGCTGGTTGCGGGGGGCACGCGGGGCGCCGGGCGGGGCATCGCCGTCCAGCTCGGGGCGGCGGGTGCGACGGTCTATGTCACCGGCCGTACGACTGCGGAACGGCGTTCGGAGTATGACCGGGCCGAGACGTTCGAGGAGACCGCGGAACTCGTCAGTGCCGCGGGCGGAACCGGTATCGCGGTGGCGACCGACCACCTGGTGCCGGAGCAGGTCCGTGCGTTGGCCGAGCGCATTGGCGCCGAGCAGGGGCGGCTTGATGTGCTGGTCAACAATGTCTGGGGTGGTGAGCGGCTGTTCGAGTTCGAGAAGCCGGTGTGGGAGCACGACCTCGACAACGGGCTGCGGCTGCTGCGGCTGGGGGTGGAGACCCATGCGATCACCAGCCACTTCCTGCTGCCTCTGCTGGTGCGGCAACCGGGTGGTCTCGTGGTGGAGATGACCGATGGCACGTCCGCGTACAACGGGGTGAACTATCGCAACTCGTACTTCTATGACTTGGTCAAGAACAGTGTGCTGCGTATGGCGTTCGTGCTCGCTCACGAGCTGAAGCCGCATGGTGGAACGGCGGTGGCGCTGAGTCCGGGCTGGCTGCGTTCGGAGATGATGCTCGACGCGTTCGGTGTTGCTGAGGACAACTGGCGGGACGCGTTGGCCACGGTGCCGCACTTCTGCATCTCGGAGAGTCCGGCGTATGTCGGGCGTGCGGTCGCGGCGTTGGCCGGTGATGTTGATGTCGCTCGTTGGAACGGTCAGTCGCTGTCGAGCGGGCAGCTCGCCCAGGAGTACGGCTTCACCGACCTCGATGGTTCGCGTCCGGACTGCTGGCGCTACCTGGTCGAGGTCGACGACGCCGGTAAGCCCGCGGATGCGACCGGGTATCGGTGA